Proteins from a single region of Syntrophales bacterium:
- the infC gene encoding translation initiation factor IF-3, translating to MNREIRAASVRVIDAEGKQLGILTLADALDVAAKSGLDLVEVAPQGDPPVCKVMDYGKFRYQQSKKLHTAKKSASVIQIKEMRLRPKTEEHDLQVKIRHIRKFLEEQNKVKITMMFRGREIAYADHARRTMEQIRNMLVDIATVEQFPRLEGRHMTMFLAPKKQG from the coding sequence ATCAACCGGGAGATCCGTGCAGCGTCGGTCCGCGTGATTGACGCCGAGGGGAAGCAGCTGGGAATCCTGACGCTGGCGGATGCACTGGATGTCGCCGCAAAGTCCGGGCTGGACTTGGTGGAAGTTGCTCCCCAGGGGGATCCACCGGTCTGCAAGGTGATGGATTACGGGAAGTTTCGGTATCAGCAGAGCAAAAAGCTGCATACCGCCAAGAAAAGCGCGAGCGTAATCCAGATCAAGGAAATGAGGTTGAGGCCGAAGACGGAAGAGCACGATCTTCAGGTCAAGATCCGCCATATCCGGAAGTTCCTGGAGGAGCAGAACAAGGTTAAAATCACCATGATGTTCCGCGGCCGTGAGATTGCCTATGCCGACCATGCCCGCCGGACCATGGAGCAGATTCGGAACATGCTGGTGGATATCGCTACCGTGGAGCAGTTTCCGAGGCTGGAAGGGCGGCATATGACCATGTTCCTGGCCCCGAAAAAGCAGGGCTGA
- the rpmI gene encoding 50S ribosomal protein L35: MSKLKTHRGAAKRFRFTGTGRVKRSKAYTSHILTTKSTKRKRNLRKSALVDKTNERAIKALLPYL, from the coding sequence ATGAGCAAACTGAAAACGCACCGGGGAGCGGCCAAGCGATTCCGTTTCACCGGGACGGGCCGGGTAAAGCGGAGCAAGGCCTATACCAGCCACATCCTGACGACAAAGAGCACCAAGCGGAAGAGGAACCTGAGAAAATCCGCGTTGGTGGACAAGACCAACGAAAGGGCGATCAAGGCGCTCCTGCCCTATCTGTAA
- the rplT gene encoding 50S ribosomal protein L20 produces the protein MSRVKRSLTAKKKRRKIFKMAKGYFGARSRLLRTATEAVNRAMKYAFRDRRVRKREFRVLWIARINAAARMNGITYSRLMEGVRKAGIALDRKILSDLAIHDPGAFSRIVGIVKGTPAA, from the coding sequence ATGTCGAGAGTAAAGCGCAGCCTTACGGCAAAAAAGAAGAGAAGAAAGATATTCAAGATGGCCAAGGGCTATTTCGGTGCCCGGAGCCGTCTCCTCAGGACTGCCACCGAGGCGGTCAACCGGGCCATGAAGTATGCCTTCCGGGACAGGAGGGTACGGAAGCGTGAGTTCCGTGTGCTCTGGATTGCCCGGATCAACGCGGCGGCCCGCATGAACGGCATTACCTACAGCCGGCTCATGGAAGGAGTCCGCAAGGCGGGCATCGCCCTGGATCGGAAAATTCTCTCCGATCTGGCTATCCACGATCCCGGTGCCTTCTCGCGGATCGTCGGCATCGTTAAAGGTACTCCGGCGGCATGA
- the pheS gene encoding phenylalanine--tRNA ligase subunit alpha gives MTSDLEELRKQAEVEVAEAASEEQLLEIRTRYLGRKGLLTGLLRTISSVPPSDRPAFGKRLNEIKAALDGRIEDALQEKLSTGREQALLKEQIDVTLPGRAVVPGRLHPITRVRQEIYAIFSGLGFSIVEGPEVETDYYNFEALNIPKDHPARDMQDTFYVEGNVVLRTHTSPVQIRTMERMKPPVRILSPGRVYRPDSDVSHSPMFHQVEGLLVDRRVTLGDLKGVLTSFLTQFFGEDTVLRFRPSFFPFTEPSAEVDIRCVMCHGAGCRVCGQSGWLEILGSGMVDPEVFKNVGYDPEEVTGFAFGLGVERLTMLKYGINDIRLFFENDWRFLEQFG, from the coding sequence ATGACCAGCGACCTGGAGGAGCTCAGAAAGCAGGCGGAAGTTGAGGTTGCAGAGGCCGCGTCGGAAGAGCAGCTTCTGGAGATCCGCACCCGTTACCTGGGGCGGAAAGGCCTGCTGACAGGTCTCCTGCGGACCATTTCCTCCGTGCCCCCATCGGACCGCCCTGCCTTCGGAAAGCGCCTGAACGAGATCAAGGCTGCCCTGGACGGGCGGATTGAAGACGCGCTGCAGGAAAAACTGTCCACCGGGCGTGAACAGGCGCTCCTGAAGGAGCAGATCGATGTCACGCTGCCGGGACGGGCGGTCGTGCCGGGCCGACTCCATCCCATCACCCGCGTCAGGCAGGAAATCTATGCCATTTTCTCGGGACTCGGCTTTTCGATCGTCGAGGGGCCGGAGGTCGAGACGGATTATTACAACTTCGAGGCCCTGAACATACCGAAGGACCATCCCGCCCGGGATATGCAGGACACGTTCTACGTAGAGGGTAACGTAGTCCTTCGGACCCACACATCGCCCGTGCAGATCCGGACCATGGAGCGGATGAAGCCGCCCGTCCGGATCCTTTCACCCGGCCGCGTCTATCGTCCCGATTCGGACGTGTCCCATTCGCCGATGTTTCACCAGGTCGAAGGGCTGCTGGTAGACCGCCGCGTCACCCTGGGTGACCTCAAGGGAGTCCTGACTTCCTTTCTGACCCAGTTCTTCGGGGAGGACACGGTCCTGCGCTTTCGCCCCAGCTTCTTTCCCTTTACCGAGCCCAGCGCCGAAGTGGATATCCGCTGCGTCATGTGCCATGGCGCGGGATGCCGCGTCTGCGGACAGAGCGGATGGCTGGAGATCCTGGGGTCGGGCATGGTCGATCCGGAAGTCTTCAAGAATGTCGGTTACGACCCGGAGGAAGTGACCGGATTCGCGTTCGGTCTCGGGGTGGAGCGATTAACCATGCTCAAGTACGGCATCAACGACATCCGCCTCTTCTTCGAAAACGACTGGCGATTCCTGGAGCAGTTCGGATGA
- the pheT gene encoding phenylalanine--tRNA ligase subunit beta: protein MKVSLKWLKDYVDFDLPAQELADRLTMAGLEVDALEEKRADFSGVVVARIVSAKRHPDADKLSLCEASIGDRTLPIVCGAPNVREGILVPLATVGAVIPGGYTIKLTKIRGQVSEGMFCSEEELGIGSDNTGIMVLPDELIPGMPLDQALDLTDTVLDVGVTPNRSDCLSIVGIAREVAAITGKSLRCPAIAVPESEEKVSDVTSVTILDPDLCPEYTARIVRNVAIRPSPLWMRQRLEAVGLRAINNVVDITNFVMLELGQPLHAFDFRFLEEGRIVVRKSREGEIFISLDEKERVLKEGTLLICDGVKPVAIAGIMGGLNSEVKDDTSTVLLESAYFNPGSIRRSSRFLGMGTDAAFRFERGIDPQGVVRALDRAAGLMAELADGVSCLGYIDAHPQEVQIAKDIPLRVTRVNDILGISLTEKEIVPILESLEMTVMPEDGNPGIYRITPPTCRVDLTREIDLIEEVARLHGYDRIPVTLPAVTAAPFAPDPRRLVEDRVRALLNGYGYSEVITYSFVSPNSTDLLALRPDDFRRRMLKIMNPLTEDQSVMRTALVPSLLKTMLDNANAGTVDLKIFEIGKVFHPREGLELPEERDRIGALLTGRRYEDRWHFTSVQSDFYDLKGCLEGVLEGLGIREGDFRVRSLEPFLHPGRSCDLFHGDLRLGFLGEVHPDVLSRLDLKNRAMVFELDVEALSTIASRELKFRGVPRYPSSSRDVAFLVNAGITSGDMIRWAAGNEEELLEKIYVFDVYAGQGIPEGMKSLGLRFSYRAPDRTLTDQEIHEVHSRIMERIMAASGARIR, encoded by the coding sequence ATGAAGGTTTCCCTCAAGTGGCTGAAGGATTACGTCGATTTTGACCTGCCGGCGCAGGAGCTTGCGGATCGCCTGACCATGGCCGGCCTGGAAGTGGATGCCCTGGAGGAGAAGCGGGCCGACTTCAGCGGTGTTGTGGTAGCACGGATCGTCTCCGCGAAGCGCCATCCCGATGCGGACAAGCTCTCCCTCTGCGAGGCCAGCATCGGGGACAGGACGCTCCCCATCGTCTGTGGCGCACCCAACGTCCGGGAGGGAATCCTCGTTCCGCTGGCCACTGTGGGTGCCGTCATTCCCGGCGGCTACACGATCAAGCTGACGAAAATCCGGGGGCAGGTCTCCGAGGGGATGTTCTGTTCCGAGGAGGAACTGGGCATCGGGTCCGACAACACGGGCATTATGGTCCTGCCGGATGAACTGATTCCGGGGATGCCTCTCGATCAGGCCCTGGATCTCACGGATACGGTACTGGATGTCGGCGTAACGCCCAATCGCTCCGATTGCCTCAGCATCGTCGGCATCGCCCGGGAAGTAGCGGCCATTACCGGCAAGTCGCTGCGCTGTCCGGCCATTGCGGTACCGGAGAGCGAGGAGAAGGTATCCGACGTCACCTCTGTTACGATCCTGGATCCCGATCTCTGCCCCGAGTACACCGCCCGCATCGTCCGCAACGTGGCGATCCGGCCCTCCCCCCTCTGGATGCGTCAGCGTCTGGAGGCTGTCGGCCTGAGGGCCATCAACAACGTTGTGGACATCACCAATTTCGTCATGCTGGAGCTCGGACAGCCTCTGCACGCGTTTGATTTCCGTTTCCTGGAGGAGGGACGCATCGTTGTCCGGAAATCCCGGGAAGGCGAGATCTTCATCTCCCTCGATGAAAAGGAACGGGTCCTGAAGGAAGGAACCCTCCTGATCTGCGACGGCGTCAAGCCGGTGGCCATTGCCGGGATCATGGGCGGCCTCAACTCGGAGGTGAAGGACGACACGTCCACGGTCCTCCTCGAAAGCGCCTATTTCAATCCGGGCTCGATCCGGCGATCCTCCCGCTTTCTCGGGATGGGCACGGATGCGGCGTTCCGCTTCGAACGGGGAATCGACCCGCAGGGGGTTGTGCGGGCCCTCGACCGGGCGGCCGGGTTGATGGCGGAGCTGGCGGACGGCGTATCCTGCCTCGGCTATATCGATGCCCATCCGCAAGAGGTCCAGATCGCGAAAGACATTCCCTTGCGGGTCACGCGGGTCAACGACATCCTGGGAATATCCCTGACGGAGAAGGAGATCGTCCCGATCCTGGAATCCCTGGAGATGACCGTGATGCCTGAAGACGGCAACCCCGGGATTTACCGGATCACACCGCCGACCTGCCGGGTGGACCTCACCCGGGAGATCGACCTCATCGAGGAGGTGGCGAGGCTGCACGGGTACGACCGTATCCCCGTCACCCTGCCCGCCGTCACGGCGGCGCCGTTTGCTCCGGATCCCAGGCGGCTCGTGGAGGATCGGGTCAGAGCCCTCCTGAACGGTTACGGGTACTCGGAGGTCATCACATACAGCTTCGTTTCGCCGAACTCGACTGATCTCCTGGCTCTTCGGCCGGATGATTTCCGTCGCCGGATGCTCAAAATCATGAATCCCCTGACGGAGGACCAGTCGGTCATGAGAACGGCATTGGTGCCGAGCCTGCTCAAGACCATGCTGGACAACGCCAACGCGGGAACCGTGGATTTGAAGATCTTCGAAATCGGGAAAGTGTTTCATCCGCGGGAAGGCCTTGAACTCCCGGAGGAAAGAGACCGCATCGGAGCCCTGCTCACGGGCCGGCGTTACGAGGACCGCTGGCACTTCACGTCCGTCCAATCCGATTTTTACGACCTCAAGGGATGCCTGGAAGGAGTCCTGGAGGGACTGGGAATCCGGGAAGGGGATTTCCGGGTGCGCTCGTTGGAGCCGTTCCTTCACCCGGGACGTTCCTGTGACCTGTTTCACGGCGATCTTCGACTCGGTTTTCTCGGAGAGGTTCATCCCGACGTACTGAGTCGCCTGGATTTGAAAAATCGGGCCATGGTGTTTGAACTGGACGTCGAGGCGCTGTCTACGATTGCCTCGCGGGAGCTGAAGTTCCGGGGGGTCCCGCGATATCCCTCCAGTTCACGCGACGTGGCGTTCCTGGTCAACGCCGGGATCACCAGCGGTGACATGATCCGCTGGGCTGCCGGCAATGAAGAAGAATTGCTTGAAAAGATATATGTTTTTGATGTATACGCCGGCCAGGGAATCCCCGAGGGAATGAAAAGCCTCGGCCTTCGATTTTCCTACCGCGCTCCGGATCGGACATTGACCGATCAGGAGATTCACGAAGTTCACAGCCGGATCATGGAGAGGATTATGGCGGCGAGCGGCGCCAGAATCCGTTAA
- a CDS encoding integration host factor subunit alpha: MTKIDIIQEVYEKLGFSKKDSASIVESVFEIMKETLAKGEKIKISGFGNFMVKEKKSRRGRNPQTGTEITITARKVLTFKSSQVLRKALNN; this comes from the coding sequence ATGACGAAAATCGACATCATTCAGGAAGTTTACGAGAAGCTCGGGTTTTCCAAGAAGGATTCTGCCAGCATTGTCGAATCCGTCTTTGAAATCATGAAGGAAACCCTCGCCAAGGGAGAGAAGATCAAGATCTCGGGATTTGGAAACTTCATGGTGAAGGAAAAGAAATCCCGCCGGGGCCGGAATCCCCAAACGGGAACGGAAATTACCATCACCGCCCGGAAGGTCCTGACCTTCAAATCCAGCCAGGTCCTGAGGAAGGCGCTCAACAACTGA
- a CDS encoding MerR family transcriptional regulator, with amino-acid sequence MIPDKAYFRIGEVSRILAVEPYVIRYWESVFKSVRPERTRSDQRRYRRKDVEELLVIKDLLYGKRFTIAGAKKELRRMKQGAGQDLEDPVRPDDPEGMSDHEPGRDRLAAVKEGLTQIRDLLN; translated from the coding sequence ATGATTCCCGACAAGGCCTACTTCAGAATCGGCGAGGTCAGCCGGATCCTGGCCGTAGAACCCTACGTGATCCGCTATTGGGAATCGGTTTTCAAGTCGGTCAGGCCGGAGAGGACGAGGTCTGATCAGAGGCGATACCGAAGGAAGGACGTGGAGGAGCTTCTGGTCATCAAAGACCTCCTGTATGGGAAGCGGTTCACCATTGCCGGAGCGAAAAAAGAGCTGCGGCGGATGAAGCAGGGTGCCGGGCAGGACTTGGAAGACCCGGTAAGACCTGACGATCCGGAGGGGATGAGCGACCACGAACCGGGAAGAGATCGGCTGGCGGCCGTCAAGGAGGGATTAACCCAGATTCGTGATCTGTTGAACTGA
- a CDS encoding PxxKW family cysteine-rich protein, whose translation MICQTVKAGSECSFMSKKGCSFTGGSCLVIAEQCNGCNKVIEVNGGAYCRIYPDPAARWAYGICPMASHVKKEVKEVVQKLNPLKASKRSKKK comes from the coding sequence GTGATCTGTCAGACCGTGAAAGCGGGCAGCGAGTGTTCCTTCATGTCCAAAAAGGGTTGCAGTTTCACCGGAGGCAGCTGCCTGGTCATCGCCGAGCAGTGCAACGGCTGCAACAAGGTGATCGAGGTGAACGGCGGCGCGTACTGCCGGATCTACCCGGACCCGGCCGCCCGCTGGGCCTATGGTATCTGCCCCATGGCTTCCCATGTCAAAAAGGAAGTCAAGGAAGTAGTGCAGAAGCTGAACCCCCTGAAGGCATCCAAACGATCCAAAAAGAAATAG
- a CDS encoding PTS system mannose/fructose/sorbose family transporter subunit IID, whose amino-acid sequence MTRPPLIQVFARSLLIQASFNYWRMQNLGFAFAMIPVIRRFSRDRKDVSERLDRHLMRFHTHPCMAPSILGSVVCLEETGGASAGADAIALKDSLMGPYAALGDPLFLGGIRPLSSVSGVFFFALGMMMAAPLCLLGLYNVPSLWIRWRGFREGYKRGRWAFEFFQTLDLTRWTSRMRWAGLVALAVVGAVVAKVFLHREGLFPLPEGYLSVLAFLLAVFWLIRRGVPRVWIPYGIFVLFLIVQAVVS is encoded by the coding sequence ATGACCCGCCCCCCCCTGATCCAGGTTTTTGCCCGATCCCTTCTCATCCAGGCGTCCTTTAATTACTGGCGGATGCAGAATCTCGGATTTGCCTTTGCCATGATTCCGGTAATCCGCCGATTCAGCCGCGATCGGAAGGATGTGTCGGAACGTCTGGACCGTCACTTGATGCGGTTTCATACCCATCCGTGCATGGCGCCCTCGATCCTCGGTTCGGTCGTGTGCCTCGAGGAGACCGGGGGGGCGTCCGCCGGGGCCGATGCCATCGCTCTGAAGGATAGCCTTATGGGGCCGTATGCGGCCCTGGGGGACCCGCTGTTCCTGGGCGGAATACGGCCCCTTTCCTCCGTCTCCGGTGTTTTCTTTTTTGCCCTGGGGATGATGATGGCGGCTCCCCTGTGCCTCCTCGGTTTGTACAATGTGCCGTCCCTCTGGATCCGGTGGAGGGGGTTTCGGGAGGGGTACAAGAGGGGGCGCTGGGCCTTCGAGTTTTTCCAGACGCTGGATCTGACCCGCTGGACATCCCGGATGCGCTGGGCCGGGCTGGTTGCTCTGGCCGTGGTCGGGGCTGTGGTGGCCAAGGTATTCCTGCATCGTGAAGGGCTTTTTCCCCTGCCTGAGGGGTATTTGTCGGTGCTGGCCTTCCTGCTGGCGGTCTTCTGGCTCATTCGCCGGGGAGTGCCCCGGGTTTGGATTCCCTACGGCATATTTGTGCTGTTCCTGATCGTGCAAGCAGTCGTGTCATGA
- a CDS encoding HPr family phosphocarrier protein, with protein sequence MMIIRTFEVRNKLGIHARVAAKLVSVAVRFRSTIYFERDGNEVNAKSLLGILTMACPQGSFITIRAEGNDAEEAVEAITRLFEDKFGEE encoded by the coding sequence ATGATGATAATTCGGACCTTCGAGGTCAGAAATAAACTGGGCATTCATGCCCGGGTTGCCGCCAAACTGGTTTCCGTGGCGGTTCGTTTCCGGTCCACGATTTATTTCGAGAGGGACGGAAACGAGGTGAATGCCAAGAGTCTCCTCGGCATTCTCACCATGGCCTGTCCGCAGGGCAGTTTTATCACGATCCGGGCGGAGGGAAACGACGCGGAGGAGGCGGTAGAGGCAATCACGCGCCTTTTCGAAGATAAATTCGGCGAAGAGTGA
- the ptsP gene encoding phosphoenolpyruvate--protein phosphotransferase, whose amino-acid sequence MKSRQEKQTAVLRGVVVSPGIAIGKAFHFDRLESQVAFYKLRDKSHVSHEIKRFRDAVAASLRQLREIRRKLGRVEGVDPLYILDVHIMLLKDRSFLTQVTSFIRTMEVNAEWAVRMAIDKYREIFDKVEDEYIRGRFSDIQYAGNRILRNLGGHRRETVPDLDEGIIVIATDLSPADTAQMKIDRVQGFAIDMGSKTSHTAIVARSLEIPAVVGLERITRVVKTNDNVIIDGSAGLVIVNPDPEILFRYEGKKRDFDEARLELLADARLPAVTKDGHSVDIGCNIEFMEEIPSAVTHGADGIGLYRTEFLYINRENLPTEEDHLDNYRRVLEERELRWATIRTLDLGGDKFFSDPKLAKEMNPQMGLRAIRLCLREENIFRAQLRAILRAGADERVRILIPMVSGIEEIREAKRILAELKDDLAREGIPAGLDLPVGVMIEVPSAVVIAEELAREADFFSIGTNDLIQYALAIDRINERVSYLYEPLHPAVLRLIRQVVEAGHRAGIPVAMCGEMAGDPLYTLILLGFGLDELSMNPLAIPRVKRIIRASTRKESRRLLKRIFAFSSAAEIRSHVEDYMHSRFPEAFPAAES is encoded by the coding sequence ATGAAATCCAGGCAGGAAAAACAAACAGCCGTTTTGAGAGGGGTCGTCGTATCCCCGGGCATAGCGATCGGAAAGGCCTTTCATTTCGACCGCCTGGAGTCGCAGGTGGCATTCTACAAGCTCCGCGACAAGAGCCATGTATCCCATGAAATCAAGAGGTTTCGTGATGCCGTTGCGGCCTCGCTCCGGCAGCTCCGGGAAATCCGCCGTAAACTGGGCCGGGTGGAAGGCGTGGATCCCCTCTACATCCTGGATGTACACATCATGCTCCTGAAGGATCGGTCATTCCTCACCCAGGTCACCTCATTCATCCGGACCATGGAGGTCAATGCCGAGTGGGCCGTCCGGATGGCCATCGACAAGTACCGGGAGATCTTCGATAAGGTGGAGGACGAATACATCCGGGGTCGTTTCAGCGACATTCAGTACGCCGGCAACCGGATCCTCCGGAACCTGGGGGGCCACCGAAGGGAAACTGTGCCGGACCTGGACGAGGGGATCATCGTGATCGCCACGGATCTGTCCCCCGCGGACACGGCCCAGATGAAGATCGACCGCGTCCAGGGATTCGCCATCGACATGGGAAGCAAGACGTCCCACACGGCCATCGTGGCCCGTTCGCTAGAGATACCGGCCGTTGTGGGCCTGGAAAGGATCACCCGAGTCGTGAAAACCAATGACAACGTGATCATCGACGGTTCCGCGGGGCTTGTCATTGTCAACCCCGATCCGGAGATCCTCTTCCGCTACGAAGGAAAGAAGAGGGACTTTGACGAGGCCCGGCTTGAACTGCTCGCCGACGCCCGCCTGCCCGCCGTCACGAAGGATGGTCACAGCGTCGACATCGGCTGCAATATCGAGTTCATGGAAGAGATCCCTTCCGCCGTTACCCACGGGGCGGACGGCATCGGCCTGTACCGGACGGAGTTTCTCTACATCAACCGGGAGAATCTTCCGACGGAAGAGGATCACCTGGACAATTACCGGAGGGTTCTGGAGGAGAGGGAACTTCGCTGGGCCACCATTCGCACCCTCGACCTGGGTGGGGACAAATTCTTCTCCGACCCGAAGCTGGCGAAAGAAATGAATCCCCAGATGGGTCTCCGGGCGATCCGCCTGTGCCTCCGGGAGGAGAACATCTTCCGGGCGCAGCTGCGGGCGATTCTGCGTGCCGGAGCCGATGAGAGGGTCCGGATCCTGATTCCCATGGTCTCCGGAATCGAGGAGATCCGGGAAGCGAAGCGGATTCTGGCGGAACTGAAGGACGATCTGGCGCGGGAGGGGATCCCCGCTGGACTGGACCTGCCCGTCGGTGTCATGATCGAGGTGCCGTCCGCGGTCGTCATCGCCGAAGAACTGGCCCGGGAAGCCGACTTTTTCAGCATCGGCACGAACGACCTGATCCAGTATGCCCTGGCCATCGACCGGATCAACGAGCGGGTCTCCTACCTCTACGAACCGCTTCACCCTGCCGTGCTCCGCCTCATCAGGCAGGTGGTGGAGGCAGGGCACCGGGCGGGCATCCCCGTGGCCATGTGCGGCGAAATGGCGGGAGACCCTTTGTATACCCTCATCCTGCTGGGATTCGGCTTGGACGAACTGAGCATGAATCCCCTGGCGATCCCGCGGGTCAAGCGGATCATCCGCGCCTCCACGCGGAAGGAATCCCGGAGGCTCCTGAAGCGGATCTTTGCCTTTTCCTCCGCCGCGGAAATCCGCTCTCATGTCGAGGATTATATGCACAGTAGGTTTCCGGAGGCGTTTCCAGCCGCGGAATCGTAA